The Candidatus Aminicenantes bacterium genome has a segment encoding these proteins:
- a CDS encoding sodium:solute symporter family protein produces MTVFGLHWIDVTIILAYIVGMLAMGRWAQKRNKTSGDFYLAGRRLGKFTQFFLNFGTSTNADQAVAVTREIYRQGIGGMWIQYLVLFLTPFYWFTTAFMRRSRLVTLGDFFTERFKSKFLGAAFAVFTLIMAFVGGGVSYMVAGKMIQALTPKPAASYTAVEKANVTEFFEYQGLRKKLDTGLSAPDAARYRELDDRQKKGELKSFVSYTNPLLVYFIFALVVSAYTVMGGFIAAAMTDIVQGVLKTIFSLMLVPIGLARVGGFAGLHAKVPDFMFNLFGSVTTSEYAWYTILAMIMANLVSIIASAGMMQTAGSAKTENSARFGMIMGMFFKRFVMIFWALTGLLAVALFGGQLHDPDLIWGMMTRELLFPSAIGLMMVGVLAANMSSLSANAVSYAALFIRNIYQPIRPDKSERHYLTLGKVVLALTLMGGIGTALFVGNLLSLFQYFISLPAVFGASIWLGFIWRRLTKPAVIVQIFVCFTIYAVVPNVFQSWTWARTNPAFLAETRPKTVTIRTAALQEDVREGRAGILGQKIERPHVIEPAAVFYDKVARRNPEDPSSPKIGLGRFNAEIWVMSWLGIDFSGWTKAQLSAARFGFDALFPFLLLFLISLATRPVPKTHLDRFFGKLHTPIQPTLEADSLAVEAAANEPERIGRLKIWPKSSWEILKPTRMDIIGFGGSWILVGVIILLLWLMVSIR; encoded by the coding sequence ATGACCGTCTTCGGTTTGCACTGGATCGACGTCACCATCATCCTGGCCTATATCGTCGGCATGCTGGCCATGGGTCGCTGGGCCCAGAAGCGCAACAAGACCTCCGGGGATTTCTATCTGGCCGGGCGCAGGCTCGGGAAGTTCACCCAATTCTTCCTGAACTTCGGGACTTCGACCAACGCCGACCAGGCCGTGGCCGTGACCCGCGAGATCTACCGGCAGGGCATCGGCGGCATGTGGATCCAGTATCTGGTTTTATTCCTGACCCCCTTCTACTGGTTCACCACCGCCTTCATGCGCCGATCGCGGCTGGTGACGCTGGGGGATTTCTTCACCGAGCGCTTCAAGAGCAAGTTTTTGGGAGCGGCGTTCGCCGTCTTCACTCTGATCATGGCCTTTGTCGGCGGCGGCGTCAGCTATATGGTCGCGGGCAAAATGATCCAGGCCCTGACGCCCAAGCCGGCGGCCTCCTATACTGCGGTTGAAAAGGCCAACGTGACCGAATTCTTCGAGTACCAGGGCCTGCGCAAAAAGCTCGATACCGGCCTGTCGGCGCCCGACGCTGCCCGCTACCGGGAGCTGGACGACCGCCAGAAGAAAGGCGAGCTGAAATCTTTCGTCTCCTACACCAACCCGCTCCTCGTCTATTTTATCTTCGCCCTGGTCGTCAGCGCCTACACCGTGATGGGCGGGTTTATCGCCGCGGCCATGACCGATATTGTCCAGGGCGTCCTCAAGACCATATTCTCTCTGATGCTGGTCCCGATCGGGCTGGCCCGGGTCGGGGGGTTTGCCGGCTTACATGCCAAGGTCCCGGACTTCATGTTCAACCTGTTCGGGTCGGTGACCACCTCGGAATACGCCTGGTACACCATTCTGGCCATGATCATGGCCAACCTCGTTTCGATCATCGCCTCGGCCGGGATGATGCAGACGGCAGGCTCGGCCAAGACCGAGAACTCGGCCCGCTTCGGCATGATCATGGGCATGTTCTTCAAGCGCTTCGTGATGATTTTCTGGGCCTTGACGGGACTGCTGGCGGTAGCCTTGTTCGGCGGTCAATTACACGACCCCGATCTGATCTGGGGGATGATGACCCGGGAGCTGCTCTTCCCCAGCGCCATCGGCCTGATGATGGTCGGCGTCCTGGCGGCCAATATGTCGTCTTTGAGCGCCAACGCCGTCTCCTACGCGGCTCTGTTCATCCGCAATATCTACCAGCCGATCCGGCCGGACAAGAGCGAGCGCCACTATCTGACCCTGGGCAAAGTCGTCCTGGCCTTGACCCTGATGGGGGGCATCGGGACGGCGCTCTTCGTCGGCAACCTGCTGTCCCTGTTCCAGTATTTCATCTCCCTGCCGGCCGTCTTCGGGGCCTCCATCTGGCTGGGCTTCATCTGGCGCCGGTTGACGAAACCGGCGGTCATCGTCCAGATCTTCGTCTGCTTCACCATCTACGCCGTGGTTCCCAACGTCTTCCAATCTTGGACCTGGGCCCGGACCAACCCGGCCTTCCTGGCCGAGACGAGGCCGAAGACGGTCACGATCCGGACCGCGGCCCTGCAGGAGGACGTCCGCGAGGGGCGGGCCGGCATCCTGGGGCAGAAGATCGAGCGGCCTCATGTCATCGAGCCGGCGGCCGTTTTCTACGACAAGGTTGCCCGCCGCAATCCGGAAGACCCCTCTTCGCCCAAGATCGGGCTGGGGCGGTTCAACGCCGAGATCTGGGTCATGAGCTGGCTGGGAATTGATTTTTCGGGCTGGACCAAGGCCCAGCTTTCCGCTGCCCGGTTCGGCTTCGACGCATTGTTCCCCTTCCTCCTGCTCTTCCTGATCAGCCTGGCCACCCGGCCGGTGCCCAAAACGCACCTGGACCGATTCTTCGGCAAGCTCCATACGCCCATTCAGCCGACTCTGGAAGCTGACAGCCTGGCCGTGGAGGCAGCGGCGAACGAGCCGGAAAGGATCGGGCGCCTAAAGATCTGGCCGAAGTCGAGCTGGGAGATTCTCAAGCCGACCCGGATGGACATCATCGGCTTCGGCGGAAGCTGGATCCTGGTCGGCGTCATCATCCTGCTGCTCTGGCTTATGGTCAGCATCCGTTGA